The stretch of DNA CGGCCAGCATGGCGCCGCCCATGCCGCCGATGCCTTTGTATAGCGACACGTACACGCTGTCGAAACCCGCGGCTATGTCGCTGGCCGGGCGGCCGAAGGCGGCGCTGGTCTCCCACAGTCGCGCGCCGTCCATATGCAGGTGGATGCCGCGCTCGTTGCAATAGGCTTTGATGGCCGCCAGTTCGTCCCAGCTTGGGCACTGGCCGCCGATCTCGCGTGCTGGCAGTTCCAGCACGGCCGCGCCCAGTTGATCCGGGATGGCTTTCAGTTCGTCGAGCGTCCATGGACGATTTGGATCGCCGATCTGCAAGGCCTGGAAATGATCGAACAGCTGATGATTGCCGCGTTCATGCTTGAGGATGTGCGAGGTGGGATGCAGCGCCACCAGCTTGCTGCCGCGCTCCGCGCAGGCGATGCGCAGCGCGGTCGCTTGCGTCATGGTGCCGGTGATGCAGAATACCGCCGCCTCAAAACCCAGCAGGCGCGCGACTTTCGCCTCGAAATCCTGTATCAGCGCGCCGCTGCCGTAGACGTCATGCCTGACCTTGTGCGTTTCGCACCATTCGCCCATGGCGGCAAACAGCGCGGCAGGCGAGGGCGTGCGATGGCCGGGCAGGTGGCTGCGGCAATTGAGTTTAAGTTCTGCGTCGGTCACGGCGGTCTCCTGAAAGGCAGCATGTTACCACTTCGCCTTGTACTGCCCCACGTAGTCCGGCGACAGGGTGCCCATGATGCGGTCCCAGAACAGGAAATACCAGCTGAAGTTATAGCGCGCCTTGGCGTGGTGGATGTTGTGCGCGGTGGAGGTGTTGATCCAGCGGCCCAGCCAGTGGCCCGACAACCCGCGCGGATACAGCTCGTAGCCGAGATGCGTGTATACCGCATACACCGTGTTGATGATCGAGAAGGTGAAGATGGCCCAGCCGGTCATCGGCACGATCAGCAGGATTAACACCCCGGCGCCGCTGTCGACGATGGCTTCCAGTGGATTGACTGAGTAGGTCGACCATGGATTGGTGTTGGTTGAGCGATGGTGCGTGAGGTGGAACCAGCGGAACAGGCGGCGGTGGTGCATCAGCCGGTGAGTCCAATAAAAGTAAGTGTCCTGTACCACCATCGCCAGCAGGATGCTGAGGAAGAAGTACGGCCAGCCGTGATCCGCTATGCGCGGATAGAACTGCGTGTATTCGCCGAAGCCGAGCAGGAACAGCAACGGCAGGTAGCTGGAGAAGACGATGATGCTGCCGATGGAGGTGAACAGCTCGCGGCGGATTTGGGATGCCTCGACTGGCTTGTCCTGCAACGGCTTGCGTTTGCCGGGCCGTTTGCGCCACCACAGCCACAACGCGAAGAACGCGCCGGCGATCACCGCATAGTAGATTGCGGTTTGCTGAAGGCTGTTGAGTATTCGGTGCAGCAGCATGGCGTCTCCCGGTATTGGAAGACGCCATCATACGGTCGGCCTGCGCCAGCTGTGCTTATAAAATAATTAATGCGCTATGTGGACGTTGTGGAATTGCAGCGCCGCGAGGTTGGCGTAGATGCCGCCCAGCGCCACCAGCGACGCGTGCGTGCCGGTTTCGACGATCTTGCCGTCTTCCATAACGATGATGCGGTCGGCGCGCTGCACGGTCGCCAGGCGGTGCGCGATGATGACGGTGGTGCGGCCGACCATCGCCGCTTCCAGCGCGCTTTGCACCAGGCGTTCGGATTCCGCATCCAGCGCACTGGTGGCTTCGTCCAGCAGCAGCAGCGGTGGATTTTTCAGCAGTGCGCGCGCAATCGCGATGCGTTGACGCTGGCCGCCGGACAAGCGCACACCGCGCTCACCCAGGAAGGATTGATAGCCTTGCGGCAGGCGCTCGATGAATTCATGGGCGGCGGCCAGCTTGGCGACCTCGATCACTTCTTCATCGGTGGCGCCGGCGCGGCCGTAGCGGATGTTTTCCATGGCGTTGGCCGAGAAGATGATCGTATCCTGCGGCACGATGCCGATGGCGTCGCGCAGCGTGTGCAGGTCAAGCTGGGTGATGTCGACGCCATCCAGTTTGATGCTGCCGTGTTGCGGATCGTAGAAGCGCAGGAACAGCTGGAACAGCGTGGTCTTGCCAGCGCCGGAAGGACCGACCACCGCCACGGTTTCACCCGGCTGGATATCCAGCGATACGTGGTCGAGCGAGTTGGTCTCCGGCCGCGATGGATAGGAGAACATCACGTCGTTCAGCGTCAGTGCGGCGCCGTTGGCTGCGCGCGGTGGCAGCGCCAATGGTGTAACCGGCGATTGAATCTTGGATTTGACCGACATCAGTTCCAGCAGGCGCTCGGTGGCGCCGGCGGCGCGCTGCGCTTCGCCCATCACTTCGGACAGCGCGCCAATCGCACCGGCCACAATGGAGGCGTACAGGATGAACTGACCGAGGTCGCCGCCGGTCATTTCTCCCGACAGCACAGCGTGCGCGCCGAGCCACAGCACGAAGACGATGGCGCCGAACACCAGCACGATGGCCAGCATGGTGAGTACGGCGCGCGCGCGGATGCGGCGCATGGCGGTCTGGAACGCGCCTTCGACTGAATTGCCGAAGCGCTGCGATTCGATTTTCTCATGCGTGAAGGCCTGCACCGTCGGCATGGCGTTGAGGATTTCACCAGCCATGGCGGAAGCGTCGGCCACGCGGTCCTGCGAGTCGCGCGACAGCGTGCGCACGCGGCGGCCGTACATCACGATCGGCAGCACGGTGAGGATCAGCAGGCCGATGATGATGGCCGACAGTTTGGGACTGGTCACGAACAGCATCGCCAGGCCGCCGATAAACAGCAGCACGTTCCGCAAGGCCATCGAGATGCTGGTGCCCACCACCGACTGAATCAGCGTGGTGTCGGTGGTGATGCGCGACAGGACTTCGCCGGTCTGCGTGGTCTCGAAGAATTCCGGGCTTTGCGTGACGACGTGCTTGTAGACGGCGCTGCGGATGTCGGCGGTCACGCGTTCGCCCAGCCAGGAGACGGTGTAGAAGCGCGCCGCCGTGGCCAACGCCAGGATGGTGGCGAGGCCGAACAGCGCCAGGAACACCAGGTCGACGTGCTGGATGCTGCGCGTGCCGGCACCGCCGAATCCGAGGTCGATCATCTGCTTGAAGGCGGCGGGAATGGCCAGCGTGGAGGCGGCGGCCACCACCAGCGCAACGCCGGCCATGGCGAACTGGCGCTTGTACGGCGCCAGGAATGGCCCTAGTTCGCGCAAGGTGGCAAGGCTGCCTTTTTTAAGTTCACGGGATGCGTTCGGTGCAGCGGCGGTTGGCGTGCTGGCGGTGGTGCTATTGGTCATCGTGTGGCTGCGGTTACGTGAATATACTTGTTATGACGTCTGGTACGGCTTTATATTGTGCTTACAATTTCATGGCGCTGACGTAGCCCGTCAGTTCCAGATAGGCGCGGCCGATACGCTTGCCGTCACGGTTCAGCGTGACCGCGCCTTCCCAGTACACCGCGCCGACAGACCGGCGCGAATCGAGCTCCTGGTCGTCCTGCAGCGGCACCACGTCCCATACTGTGCCGCCGGTGGTGAGCCGGGTGGCGACCGGATATTCGGCATTGGTGCGCGGTGAACGCCACCTGCGTTGCGGGCTAAAACTGACCTGGTCAGGCGCGAACTGCGTGATCTTACCGGATGCGTCGCGCCATGTCGCGTGCGCCCATAGTTT from Duganella dendranthematis encodes:
- a CDS encoding threonine aldolase family protein, coding for MTDAELKLNCRSHLPGHRTPSPAALFAAMGEWCETHKVRHDVYGSGALIQDFEAKVARLLGFEAAVFCITGTMTQATALRIACAERGSKLVALHPTSHILKHERGNHQLFDHFQALQIGDPNRPWTLDELKAIPDQLGAAVLELPAREIGGQCPSWDELAAIKAYCNERGIHLHMDGARLWETSAAFGRPASDIAAGFDSVYVSLYKGIGGMGGAMLAGSAAFVAKAQEWYRRQGGNVYQRTPYVVAAAMQFDARLAAMPDYFRRTQWLYEALRDHPLLTPNPAKPHANMLHIYLPVSRQRALEIRGRIAQEHGVWLFNGANHAALPDRSWVELYIGDNLLSLSDQRVREILALWSDALATA
- a CDS encoding sterol desaturase family protein, producing MLLHRILNSLQQTAIYYAVIAGAFFALWLWWRKRPGKRKPLQDKPVEASQIRRELFTSIGSIIVFSSYLPLLFLLGFGEYTQFYPRIADHGWPYFFLSILLAMVVQDTYFYWTHRLMHHRRLFRWFHLTHHRSTNTNPWSTYSVNPLEAIVDSGAGVLILLIVPMTGWAIFTFSIINTVYAVYTHLGYELYPRGLSGHWLGRWINTSTAHNIHHAKARYNFSWYFLFWDRIMGTLSPDYVGQYKAKW
- a CDS encoding ABC transporter transmembrane domain-containing protein, whose amino-acid sequence is MTNSTTASTPTAAAPNASRELKKGSLATLRELGPFLAPYKRQFAMAGVALVVAAASTLAIPAAFKQMIDLGFGGAGTRSIQHVDLVFLALFGLATILALATAARFYTVSWLGERVTADIRSAVYKHVVTQSPEFFETTQTGEVLSRITTDTTLIQSVVGTSISMALRNVLLFIGGLAMLFVTSPKLSAIIIGLLILTVLPIVMYGRRVRTLSRDSQDRVADASAMAGEILNAMPTVQAFTHEKIESQRFGNSVEGAFQTAMRRIRARAVLTMLAIVLVFGAIVFVLWLGAHAVLSGEMTGGDLGQFILYASIVAGAIGALSEVMGEAQRAAGATERLLELMSVKSKIQSPVTPLALPPRAANGAALTLNDVMFSYPSRPETNSLDHVSLDIQPGETVAVVGPSGAGKTTLFQLFLRFYDPQHGSIKLDGVDITQLDLHTLRDAIGIVPQDTIIFSANAMENIRYGRAGATDEEVIEVAKLAAAHEFIERLPQGYQSFLGERGVRLSGGQRQRIAIARALLKNPPLLLLDEATSALDAESERLVQSALEAAMVGRTTVIIAHRLATVQRADRIIVMEDGKIVETGTHASLVALGGIYANLAALQFHNVHIAH